Proteins encoded together in one Kitasatospora albolonga window:
- a CDS encoding amidase encodes MSSAEPTEQTGPAVRPHSERPSPSRPTPEPMPGLAESARLLAASATTSTALVADALARIEASRTTLNAFRHLRAEAALAEAAEADRRLAAGERLPLLGVPVAVKDDTDVAGLPTHFGCDGERPPATADSEAVRRLRAAGAVVVGKTNSCELGQWPFTEGPAFGATRNPWNTAHTPGGSSGGSAAAVAAGLVPAALGSDGAGSVRIPAAWTHLVGIKPQRGRVSVHPHHDAFQGLTVNGPLARTVADAALLLDAASGAHPGDLHRPPAVRASDAARRDPGRLRIALAWRPPLTLTGAGPDPEVRRAVAALAETLARLGHHVEEARPRYGLIGLAFVPRATTGIAEFAARHPEPALLDPRTRSALRTGTRLGGRVVRAARAREVRQHRRIGALFDTYDVLLTPTTAAPPPRIGTFDRLSAWRTDVTMAAACPYAWPWNVLGWPGISVPAGFTRSGLPVGAQLLGPSRGEERLIALAAQLEDDLRWYEHRPPAP; translated from the coding sequence CGATGCCCGGGCTGGCGGAGAGCGCGCGCCTGCTCGCCGCATCCGCCACCACCTCCACCGCGCTCGTCGCCGACGCCCTCGCCCGGATCGAGGCGAGCCGGACCACCCTCAACGCCTTCCGTCATCTGCGGGCCGAGGCCGCCCTCGCGGAGGCCGCGGAGGCCGACCGCAGGCTGGCGGCGGGGGAGCGGCTGCCGCTGCTGGGCGTCCCGGTCGCGGTCAAGGACGACACCGATGTGGCGGGCCTGCCCACGCACTTCGGCTGCGACGGCGAGCGGCCCCCGGCCACCGCCGACAGCGAGGCGGTCCGCAGGCTGCGCGCCGCCGGGGCCGTCGTCGTCGGCAAGACCAACTCCTGCGAACTGGGCCAGTGGCCGTTCACCGAGGGCCCCGCCTTCGGCGCCACCCGCAACCCCTGGAACACCGCCCACACCCCCGGCGGCTCCTCCGGCGGATCGGCCGCCGCCGTCGCCGCGGGCCTGGTCCCCGCCGCCCTCGGCTCGGACGGCGCCGGGTCCGTCCGCATCCCCGCAGCCTGGACGCACCTCGTCGGCATCAAGCCCCAGCGCGGCCGGGTCTCCGTCCACCCGCACCACGACGCCTTCCAGGGCCTCACCGTCAACGGCCCGCTCGCCCGTACGGTGGCCGACGCCGCGCTCCTGCTGGACGCGGCCTCCGGCGCGCACCCCGGCGACCTCCACCGCCCGCCCGCCGTCCGCGCCTCGGACGCCGCCCGCCGGGACCCCGGCCGCCTCCGCATCGCCCTCGCCTGGCGCCCCCCGCTCACCCTGACCGGCGCCGGACCGGACCCCGAGGTGCGCCGGGCCGTCGCCGCGCTGGCCGAGACCCTGGCCCGGCTCGGCCACCACGTCGAGGAGGCCCGCCCCCGCTACGGGCTGATCGGCCTCGCCTTCGTCCCCCGCGCCACCACCGGCATCGCCGAGTTCGCCGCCCGCCACCCCGAACCGGCCCTCCTCGACCCGCGCACCCGCAGCGCCCTGCGGACCGGGACGCGGCTCGGCGGCCGGGTGGTCCGGGCCGCCCGCGCCCGCGAGGTGCGCCAGCACCGCCGGATCGGTGCCCTCTTCGACACGTACGACGTCCTCCTCACCCCGACGACCGCCGCACCCCCGCCCCGTATCGGCACCTTCGACCGCCTCAGCGCCTGGCGCACCGACGTCACCATGGCCGCCGCCTGCCCCTACGCCTGGCCGTGGAACGTCCTCGGCTGGCCCGGCATCAGCGTCCCCGCCGGTTTCACCCGCTCCGGCCTCCCCGTCGGCGCCCAGCTGCTCGGCCCCTCCCGCGGCGAGGAGCGGCTGATCGCCCTGGCGGCCCAGCTTGAGGACGACCTGCGCTGGTACGAGCACCGGCCCCCGGCCCCGTAA